In Mesorhizobium sp., one DNA window encodes the following:
- a CDS encoding type II toxin-antitoxin system VapC family toxin — translation MIVVDASVLIKLFKDEVDSPAALALVDQVVEERSGLLAPTIAMYEALTAALHVDYPLASVHTLFAWLTTVGLELLPPSAEDIAIAERIARTRARGGGFPTLYDSIYHAMAIRLGCDFVTADIKHIAKAAGFGNILSLADWSRTRATPPRS, via the coding sequence GTGATTGTCGTCGACGCCTCGGTACTGATCAAACTGTTCAAGGACGAGGTCGATAGTCCGGCTGCGCTCGCACTGGTCGATCAAGTGGTTGAAGAACGATCCGGCCTCCTAGCGCCGACAATCGCTATGTATGAGGCGTTGACCGCCGCCCTGCATGTCGACTACCCGCTGGCTTCGGTCCACACCCTCTTCGCTTGGTTGACCACCGTCGGGCTTGAACTCCTGCCGCCGTCCGCCGAAGACATCGCGATTGCCGAGAGAATTGCGAGAACGCGGGCACGCGGCGGCGGCTTCCCCACGCTCTACGATTCGATTTACCATGCCATGGCAATCCGGCTCGGATGCGATTTCGTTACCGCCGACATCAAGCACATCGCCAAGGCAGCGGGTTTCGGCAACATTTTGTCGCTTGCTGACTGGAGCCGGACGCGCGCTACTCCGCCGCGTTCCTGA